In one Oceanibaculum indicum P24 genomic region, the following are encoded:
- the hisG gene encoding ATP phosphoribosyltransferase: MPANANEALVLALPKGRILKEVMPLVRKAGIEPEAAFEDEHSRQLTFATNHPEISIIRVRSFDVATFVAFGAAHLGVAGSDVLMEFNYSEIYAPLDLGIGKCRLSVAEPVDLAGRDDPRRWSHVRVATKYPDITRRHFAARGVQAECIKLNGAMELAPSLGLCRRIVDLVSTGATLKANGLVEVEQIAEISSRLAVNRAALKTRPEQMMHWIDRFREASEGMANAA, from the coding sequence ATGCCCGCGAACGCGAACGAAGCGCTGGTCCTGGCACTGCCCAAGGGCCGTATCCTGAAGGAGGTCATGCCCCTGGTGCGCAAGGCCGGCATCGAGCCGGAGGCCGCGTTCGAGGATGAGCATAGCCGGCAGCTCACCTTCGCGACCAACCATCCGGAGATCAGCATCATCCGCGTGCGCTCTTTCGATGTGGCGACCTTCGTTGCCTTCGGCGCCGCGCATCTGGGCGTGGCCGGCAGCGATGTGCTGATGGAGTTCAACTATTCGGAAATCTATGCGCCGCTTGACCTTGGCATCGGCAAGTGCCGGCTGTCGGTGGCGGAGCCGGTGGACCTTGCCGGGCGTGACGATCCGCGCCGCTGGAGCCATGTCCGCGTGGCGACGAAATATCCCGACATCACCCGCCGGCATTTCGCGGCGCGCGGCGTGCAGGCCGAATGCATCAAACTGAATGGCGCAATGGAGCTGGCCCCCAGCCTGGGCCTGTGCCGGCGCATCGTCGATCTGGTCTCGACCGGGGCGACGCTGAAGGCGAACGGCCTGGTCGAGGTGGAGCAGATCGCCGAGATCAGCTCCCGCCTGGCGGTGAACCGTGCGGCGCTGAAGACAAGGCCCGAGCAGATGATGCACTGGATCGACCGGTTCCGCGAGGCGTCGGAGGGGATGGCCAATGCCGCGTAG
- a CDS encoding gamma-glutamyltransferase family protein has translation MAETGRSEHTQRPSVRTLGGMVTAAHPLAADAGAEMLRKGGNAFDAIAATAAALNVVEPYMSGFAGLGMANCWVASEGRARSLDFHTPCPANFPIDSADKARMVNGPLASGTPGNLAGWATLQKTHGRLSLAEALAPAIALARNGYPITGFYLDMLNAVSARPMSAEWARVYAFGGAAKRGMILKQPELADTLEAIAANGIGHLYGGPLGKKLADYMAGNDGCISLADLEAVRPIWEETIQAEYRGLILNVPPPPAESFQFPLTLRLLAGTDFSSLPHLGADHLDRVFRAVRVAAELRIRNNKRTPEQILDLLSEKSVAPLRALVEGKDAVWGRTEQFATGPLAEGPKLNEQTTSFSAMDAEGNAVCLTQSLGSPWGSGVVIPGTGVCLNNFLNWTDLDPASPNRLKPGARYAMCLAPTIGTRDGKLALTLGTPGSYGILQTQSQAMVHWLDYGLELQAAIDAPRGRLFDGRKVNLESRVSPEVMEELRARGHDVTPLGAYSWSCGGMHAIARDAVTGALEGAADSRRDGAAIPVPKR, from the coding sequence ATGGCCGAAACCGGCAGGAGCGAACACACGCAACGGCCATCGGTGCGCACGCTGGGCGGCATGGTGACGGCGGCGCATCCGCTGGCCGCCGATGCCGGCGCCGAGATGCTGCGCAAGGGCGGCAACGCCTTCGATGCCATCGCCGCCACGGCGGCGGCGCTGAATGTGGTGGAACCCTACATGTCCGGCTTCGCCGGCCTGGGCATGGCGAATTGCTGGGTGGCCTCGGAAGGGCGCGCCCGCTCGCTGGATTTCCACACCCCCTGCCCGGCCAATTTCCCCATCGACAGCGCCGACAAGGCGCGCATGGTGAACGGCCCGCTGGCCAGCGGCACGCCGGGCAACCTTGCCGGCTGGGCGACGCTGCAGAAGACGCATGGCCGGCTGAGCCTGGCCGAGGCACTGGCCCCGGCGATCGCGCTGGCGCGCAACGGCTACCCCATCACCGGCTTCTATCTCGACATGCTGAACGCGGTCAGCGCCCGCCCGATGAGCGCGGAGTGGGCGCGGGTCTATGCCTTCGGCGGTGCCGCGAAGCGCGGCATGATCCTGAAGCAGCCCGAGCTGGCCGACACGCTGGAGGCGATTGCCGCCAATGGCATCGGTCATCTCTATGGCGGGCCGCTGGGCAAGAAGCTGGCCGATTACATGGCGGGCAATGATGGCTGCATCAGTCTGGCCGACCTGGAGGCTGTGCGACCGATCTGGGAAGAGACGATCCAGGCGGAGTATCGCGGCCTGATCCTGAACGTGCCGCCGCCGCCCGCCGAATCCTTCCAGTTCCCGCTGACCCTGCGGCTGCTGGCGGGAACCGACTTCTCCAGCCTGCCGCATCTGGGCGCTGATCATCTGGACCGGGTGTTCCGCGCGGTGCGCGTCGCCGCCGAGCTGCGCATCCGCAACAACAAGCGCACGCCAGAACAAATCCTCGACCTGCTGTCGGAGAAAAGCGTCGCCCCCTTACGCGCGCTGGTCGAGGGCAAGGATGCCGTCTGGGGCCGCACCGAGCAGTTCGCCACCGGGCCGCTGGCCGAGGGGCCGAAGCTGAACGAGCAAACCACCTCCTTCTCCGCGATGGATGCCGAGGGCAATGCGGTGTGCCTGACGCAAAGCCTGGGCTCGCCCTGGGGGTCCGGCGTCGTCATCCCCGGCACTGGCGTGTGCCTGAACAATTTCCTGAACTGGACCGATCTGGACCCGGCCTCGCCGAACCGGCTGAAGCCTGGCGCGCGCTACGCCATGTGCCTCGCCCCCACCATCGGCACGCGCGACGGCAAGCTGGCGCTGACGCTGGGCACGCCGGGCAGTTACGGCATCCTGCAGACGCAAAGCCAGGCCATGGTGCACTGGCTGGATTACGGGCTGGAACTGCAAGCCGCCATCGACGCGCCACGCGGCCGGCTGTTCGATGGCCGAAAGGTCAATCTGGAGAGCCGGGTCAGCCCGGAGGTGATGGAAGAGTTGCGCGCACGCGGGCACGACGTCACGCCGCTGGGCGCCTATTCCTGGTCCTGCGGCGGCATGCACGCCATTGCCCGCGATGCCGTCACAGGCGCGCTGGAAGGGGCAGCCGACAGCCGGCGGGACGGTGCGGCGATACCGGTGCCAAAGCGCTGA
- a CDS encoding PAS domain-containing sensor histidine kinase, protein MSDSRMASERLPISSMMTGASPVAPESLAQRRQRNADYQSIFEHATVGLYRSSPDGTVLRANPALVAMNGYESEAQMIEDLRINGNAWYVSPTRRREFQEAMAANDSVKEFVSEVYRMHTRERIWVSENAWTIRDENGTALFYEGVVEDITSRVKAQAELAKARVAAEAASEAKSTFLAVMSHELRSPLNAIIGFSEIISRRLYGDSDPRYFDYAEDIRVSGSQLLALIEDILDLSKIGAGHMHLREAIVDTPSIAIGTVRLFAASAQKAGLHLSASFPEGYPALNADAVRLKQVMTNLVANAIKFTPAGGDVAIGGQETEDGLCFWVSDTGCGMTKEEAVRVLEPFVQIEDNMTRSRGGTGLGLPISKDLVELHGGRLTIDSEKGKGTRVLVWLPRTRIVE, encoded by the coding sequence ATGAGTGACAGCCGTATGGCCAGCGAGCGATTGCCCATCAGCAGCATGATGACCGGCGCTTCTCCGGTGGCTCCGGAATCGCTGGCGCAACGGCGGCAACGCAATGCCGATTATCAGTCGATCTTCGAGCATGCGACGGTTGGCCTCTACCGCTCCTCGCCCGATGGCACCGTGCTGCGCGCCAATCCCGCCCTCGTCGCCATGAACGGCTATGAGAGCGAGGCGCAGATGATCGAAGATCTGCGAATCAACGGAAATGCCTGGTACGTCTCGCCGACCCGACGCCGCGAATTCCAGGAGGCGATGGCGGCGAACGATTCGGTGAAGGAGTTCGTCTCCGAAGTCTATCGCATGCACACGCGCGAGCGGATCTGGGTGTCCGAGAATGCCTGGACCATCCGTGACGAGAACGGCACCGCGCTGTTCTATGAGGGCGTGGTCGAGGACATCACCAGCCGCGTAAAGGCGCAGGCGGAACTGGCCAAGGCGCGCGTCGCCGCCGAGGCGGCCTCCGAGGCCAAGAGCACCTTCCTGGCCGTCATGAGCCACGAGCTGCGCTCGCCGCTGAACGCGATCATCGGGTTTTCCGAGATCATCTCCCGGCGGCTCTATGGCGACAGCGACCCGCGCTATTTCGACTATGCCGAGGATATCCGCGTCAGCGGCTCGCAGCTGCTGGCGCTGATCGAAGATATTCTCGACCTGTCGAAGATCGGCGCCGGCCACATGCATCTGCGTGAAGCCATCGTCGATACTCCCAGCATCGCCATCGGCACCGTCCGGCTGTTCGCGGCCAGCGCCCAGAAGGCCGGGCTGCATCTTTCAGCCAGCTTCCCCGAGGGCTATCCCGCACTGAACGCCGATGCCGTGCGGCTGAAGCAGGTGATGACCAATCTGGTTGCCAACGCGATCAAGTTCACGCCGGCCGGCGGCGACGTGGCCATCGGCGGCCAGGAGACCGAGGACGGGTTGTGCTTCTGGGTCTCCGATACCGGCTGCGGCATGACCAAGGAAGAAGCCGTCAGGGTGCTGGAGCCCTTTGTGCAGATCGAGGACAACATGACCCGCAGCCGCGGCGGCACCGGCCTGGGCCTGCCGATCAGCAAAGACCTGGTCGAGCTGCATGGCGGCCGGCTGACCATCGACAGCGAAAAGGGCAAGGGTACGCGCGTGCTGGTCTGGCTGCCGCGCACCCGGATCGTAGAGTAG